The genomic stretch AGTTTGCACCCTGCATCGAGCATGATATATCGCATCGCCTGGGGTGAGAGAGTATGGTATATGGGCACGACGATCCCGCCAAGCTTGAGGATCGCCAGATCGGCAATCACCCATTCGAGCCCATGGTATGAAATGATAGCGACCCTGTCTTCCCTCTGAACACCCAGATCCCTGAGCGAGGCGGCAAGCCGGTCGCTGCACTCGTCCAGATCCCCGAACGTAGTGCCCCGGTATGCCTCGTTTTCATCCTTGACCAATAACGCAGTTTTTCCCCGGTGCCGCCGGGCAGTCATCGAAAATGCGTCGCATATAGTCTCCGGTGCGGGCCCCGCCGGAAGGGAACATTCCGAAATGCATGTATGCGAATTATGGATGAGCGAACCTCCTCATGCAGGCATGTGTACGACGACACGCAACTGAATTACCTAATGGCTGCATTCTATCATATGAGTGCCGCTTCGAGAAGGACGGTGATGAAGAAGTATCCAGACTGCGATAGCCCAAAATGCGGTTTCGCCCGAATCCGCTGCCAAGATTGTGGTTCAGAATCCATCCTTGTCTTCTCCTGGAACACCCGGAACTTCTGTCCTTCGTGTCATGCCAAGCAGCTTGACCAACCTCAAGATCATATCCCGGGCGCCCCTCAGTTTACTTCACACTTTTTTTGTCACGATTCATCATCCCCGACGACAGGAGAAAGAACAAATCCTAAGAAAATTGATTGATCGACGGACGCAACACAAAAAGGAAATTCCTGTCCGCTGCAAAACATCTAGAGGAGATTCTAAGAATGTGCGGGAAGCGTAAAACTGAAGGTAGAACCTTTACCGAGTTCTGACTTTACCTGTATTTGGCCGCCATACGCATTTACCAATCGCTTTGCAAGCGCCAAACCCAATCCCAAGCCATCTACCTGTCCGACAAAATATTTCTCTACCTGATAAAATTTTTCAAATATCTTCTCCTTCTCTTCAGGAGGTATGCCAGGACCATTATCAGAAACCGAAATCTCTATGACCCCAGGCAGTTGATTTACTGTAAGTACAATCTTAATTACCTCCTTATCATTAAACTTATTAGCATTCTCTATGAGGTTCCTGATGATAAGGTCAAAATAAACTCTATTTATATCTAATTTTATTCCTCGCTGGCAATCAACACTTAGTTCTATCTTTCTATCTTTTTCTGACTTAATCATAGGATCGATTAGCAAGGGTAAATAAGACTCTAAATCAATTGTTTCCTTTGACAGGTTAAGCTCTTCAGCATTTATCGTAGTAAAACTCAACAATGTTTCTACCAGGTTGACAAGGTCATAGGACCGCTCCATGGTCAAGTCTTTTTTCTCCTGTAAAATTGGTCAGGTATAGCCTCCTCCCGGTGAACCGTCACCTCCTTTCCGGCTTCTCTCAATTCGCATCGTTTCGCCCTTCTTCTCTTTGACGCTCTGGAAACGGCTCTCCAGGATGCCCCAGGACGAGAGATCTCAACCCAACAGGTATCCAGATATCCCCCTGACCGGCCATTACGACGTCCATTGTCTCTAGGCCGCGACGTTCCTCAGGTCCGGGTCCTCCCATTCGCTGTCCGGGTCAGT from Candidatus Eisenbacteria bacterium encodes the following:
- a CDS encoding HAMP domain-containing sensor histidine kinase, with protein sequence MERSYDLVNLVETLLSFTTINAEELNLSKETIDLESYLPLLIDPMIKSEKDRKIELSVDCQRGIKLDINRVYFDLIIRNLIENANKFNDKEVIKIVLTVNQLPGVIEISVSDNGPGIPPEEKEKIFEKFYQVEKYFVGQVDGLGLGLALAKRLVNAYGGQIQVKSELGKGSTFSFTLPAHS